The Horticoccus luteus DNA window GCGATCGTGGGGGTGTGGCTGCTCGCGAAGGTGTTGAAGTGGGTGTTTTACTTCGTGCTGGCGGCAGCGGTGCTCGCGGGGGCGGCGGGGGTGATCTGGCTGGTGCTGCGCTGAGCAAGGGGCGGGGCGCAGGGCGTGGTGGCGTTTTGATTTGAGGATGCGGGCGAGCTGCGCTCACTCGGCAGATGGCAAAGTGGCTGCTTGTGGACGGATTTAATCTGGCGTATCGGTGTTTTCATGCGTTGCCGGAGCTGACGCGCGCGGACGGATTTCCGACCGGGGCACTGCACGGCTGGGTGAAGTCGTTGTGGAAGCTGATCGACCAGGAAAAGCCGGGTGCGACGCTGGTGTTCTTCGACCTCGGGGAGTCGGCGGATCGGATCGCGTTGCACGCGGACTACAAAGCGCAACGCAAGCCGATGCCGGACCCGTTGCGGCAGCAAATTGAGCCGATCAAGGCGCTGACGCGGGCGATGGGCCTGGCGGGGATCGAGGAGCACGGCGTGGAGAGCGACGACTTGCTGGCGGCGGAGGCGGTGAAGCTGGCCGCGGCGGGACACGACGTGGTGATCGTGAGCAGCGACAAGGATTTTGCGCAGATCGTGGGCGGGAAGATCACGATCATGCTGCCACCGCCATCGGCGAATCCGAAGCTGGGCTGGCGGCGGCTGGATGCGGCGGGCGTGCAGGAAAAGTTCGGGGTGCCGCCGGCGCAAATCGCGCACTACCTCGCACTCGTGGGCGATACGTCCGACAACATTCCCGGACTGGACGGAGTGGGCCCGAAGACCGCGGCGAAATGGCTCGCGGAGTGCGGCGGGAGCGTGGAGTGCGTGATTGAAAAAGCGGCCGAGCTGAAGCCGGAGCGCTTTCGCGCGGCCGTGGCCGAGCAGGCGGAGCGGCTGCGATTGAACCTGAAGCTGACGACCTTGAATCTCGCGCTGCCGGAGGTGAAACCAGAATGGCGGACGCCGGATCCGCAGGAGTTGTTCAAGCTGCTCGACGGTTTCGAAATGCGGTCAACGGCGGCGGAAGCGAGGAAGCGTTACGCGGATGCGAGCGGGAGCCCGGGCACGGTCGCGGTGCCCACACCGCCGTCAGCCGCGATGCAAGGCGAGCTGTTTTGAGCGACGACAGCGGGCGCGAGGCGCGCGACACGGCGAGGGTTACTCGCGGCCTTCGGAAGAAACGCCGCTGGGATCAAAAATGTAGCCGATGCCGTGGACGGTGCGGAAGGCGTCGAGGGAAGCGTCGTGGCTCTTGTAGAGCTCGCGCACTTTCACGATGTATTGGTCCAAGGATCGGCTGCGGATGTCGGCGTGAATACCCCAGACGGCGTGGATGAGCGCCTTGCGGGTGATCACGACGCCGGGCCGGCTGTAAAGGTAGGAAAGGATGCCAAGTTCTTTGCGACCGATTTTTTCGATGGCGCCGCCGGGGAAGGAAATTTCAAGGCGCTCGGGCGTGATGGTGGCGCCGCAGAACTCGAAAGGTTGGTCGCTGACGCGGACGTTTTTGGTGACGTTTTGATCGCCGACGGATTCGGCGCGCCGAAGGACGGCGCGGATGCGGGCGATGAGCTCGGCGTAGCTGAAGGGTTTCGTGATGTAGTCATCGCCGCCCATCTCGAGGCCCTTGATCTTGGCGTTCTCCTCGATGTTGCCGGTGACGAAAATCGTGGGCACGGAAATATCGTTCGCCTTGAGCTCTTCGAGCAGGGCGAAACCGGACTGGTCGGGCAGGCTGATGTCGAGGAGCAGGAGGTTCGCGAAATTACGTTTGAGGTAACGCAGCGCATGCTCGGCGCGGTTGCAGATCTGCGTCTGCATGCCGGCTTCCTGCAAGTGCACCGCGAGCACGGTGGCGA harbors:
- a CDS encoding 5'-3' exonuclease, yielding MAKWLLVDGFNLAYRCFHALPELTRADGFPTGALHGWVKSLWKLIDQEKPGATLVFFDLGESADRIALHADYKAQRKPMPDPLRQQIEPIKALTRAMGLAGIEEHGVESDDLLAAEAVKLAAAGHDVVIVSSDKDFAQIVGGKITIMLPPPSANPKLGWRRLDAAGVQEKFGVPPAQIAHYLALVGDTSDNIPGLDGVGPKTAAKWLAECGGSVECVIEKAAELKPERFRAAVAEQAERLRLNLKLTTLNLALPEVKPEWRTPDPQELFKLLDGFEMRSTAAEARKRYADASGSPGTVAVPTPPSAAMQGELF
- a CDS encoding response regulator transcription factor, with protein sequence MVVEDEEDLATVLAVHLQEAGMQTQICNRAEHALRYLKRNFANLLLLDISLPDQSGFALLEELKANDISVPTIFVTGNIEENAKIKGLEMGGDDYITKPFSYAELIARIRAVLRRAESVGDQNVTKNVRVSDQPFEFCGATITPERLEISFPGGAIEKIGRKELGILSYLYSRPGVVITRKALIHAVWGIHADIRSRSLDQYIVKVRELYKSHDASLDAFRTVHGIGYIFDPSGVSSEGRE